The segment TGGCTGCGGTTCGCCGTTGCGCTTTGTTCTGCCGAGGCGGCAAAGTCAAATCAGAGCAAGGCTGCACTTCAAGCTCTGAAACTTCTCACCGAAGAGCGCGGTCCTTTTGTCGGTGATCCGAGGGCATGCGATCTTTACCAACTTCACGGAATCATTGCTGATACTTTATACCGAGCAACCAAATTGATAGATGACGCAGAATGGCCAGCTGCCATAGAAACACTTCGGCGTGTCAGTAGCCAGATATCATTCACGCTCTCTGGAGAATTGGGCGGCCCTGTGCCCGCTGATCTGTTACTAGCGATTGCTGTTGATGGCACAACACCTACTCGTCATGCTGTTACCAAGGAAGTTATAGACTGGTTCCAAAGTGAACAAATACCGGGTAATTACTACTCTGACATAGTTAACTTTCATCTTGCTGCATCTCGTTATGCCTTATCATGTAATGACCCTGCACTGGCTTGTGAAAATTGGCATCGGGCAGCCAAGTTGCTTTCAGCTTATGGAGGGCACAAAGATATTACAATCTATGAGTTACTCTATTCAGTAGAAACACTTATTGATTTGAATATCCCACAAACACGCCAACGGCTTCAGTTTTTGCAGCCGCTCTGTAAGCGTGTAGTAAGACACACTGACAAGGATGAAACCCGCGCTGCGCCAGGTCATTGGTGGAAATTGCTTGCGGCAGCAGACCCTAATGCGGCTGCAAAAACTATTGCTACAAAACTCCTAAGTGACTGTAACCAGCCAGATGATCTTCTTGAAACCGCACGTTATGAATTATGGCAGGCACATTTTCAGTTGGCTGACCCTATGGTAGCGGGAGCTTTGCGCCTCACTCTAGATACTGGGCTGAGTAAATATGATTATGAAGCACTAAATCGCCTGACCGACTATTTATCTTCTTATACCTCTTACAGTAATAAATTGTTGTAGACATGCCAATTAGAAACTGAGCCAAATGGTAATCAGAAAGTGAGCCACCCCTAGCGCATACAGCATCGGTCAAGTTTGTTGAGCTACTGCGAGTTGGTATACACCTGCCTACCTTAAGCGGTCTCGTCCCTCCACCGCTCGAAATATCTACGGATATTACTATGCGGCTTCAGTCCTCGGGCGCTTAAGTCGGCGACGGTCTATCAACTCTCGTTTACGTTCAACCTACTTAACCGACGCTGTAGCTGTTGCATGTAATTTAAGTCCTAGCGCGTTAATTACTTTTAAAATGGTATCGAACCCAGGGCTTCGATCTCCGGATAATGCTTTATACAGGCTTTCTCTTGATAGACCTGCTTGTTTTGCAACATTTGACATTCCTTGAGCGCGAGCAATATCACCTAGCGCTTTTGCAATAAAAGCTGCATCGCCATTAGATT is part of the Deltaproteobacteria bacterium genome and harbors:
- a CDS encoding putative addiction module antidote protein, with protein sequence MKRKSIISNYDVSEHLRDEYEMAAYLEAAFEESNGDAAFIAKALGDIARAQGMSNVAKQAGLSRESLYKALSGDRSPGFDTILKVINALGLKLHATATASVK